In the Kitasatospora terrestris genome, one interval contains:
- a CDS encoding TetR/AcrR family transcriptional regulator C-terminal domain-containing protein: MSTSAMPEIPWHKARKGEPRQPLSRELIVETGVRLLDAEGLGGVTMRRVAQELGTGPASLYAHVSNKDELCELMLERIAGEIPLPAEPEPARWKEQVLEIALAAQKVFTAHRDISLVSLGAIPLGPNQLRFTEFLLDLLLRAGVPGQQAAWALDALAQLIDVDAYEATLYTGKMSGQDPQAYFESIRGYLHALPADRYPVLSGMADTLVTGDGDQRFVFKIETLLRGLETYIERPAEG, translated from the coding sequence ATGTCGACGTCGGCGATGCCCGAGATCCCCTGGCACAAGGCGCGCAAGGGCGAGCCCCGGCAGCCCCTGAGCCGGGAGCTGATCGTGGAGACCGGCGTGCGGCTGCTGGACGCCGAGGGCCTGGGCGGCGTCACCATGCGCCGGGTCGCCCAGGAGCTGGGCACCGGCCCGGCCTCGCTGTACGCGCACGTCTCCAACAAGGACGAGCTCTGCGAGCTGATGCTGGAGCGGATCGCGGGCGAGATCCCGCTCCCCGCGGAGCCCGAGCCGGCCCGCTGGAAGGAGCAGGTGCTGGAGATCGCGCTGGCCGCGCAGAAGGTCTTCACCGCGCACCGGGACATCTCGCTGGTCTCGCTCGGCGCCATCCCGCTCGGGCCCAACCAGCTGCGTTTCACCGAGTTCCTGCTCGACCTGCTGCTGCGGGCGGGCGTCCCGGGCCAGCAGGCCGCCTGGGCGCTGGACGCGCTCGCCCAGCTGATCGACGTCGACGCGTACGAGGCGACCCTCTACACCGGGAAGATGTCCGGGCAGGACCCCCAGGCGTACTTCGAGTCCATCCGCGGCTACCTGCACGCGCTGCCGGCCGACCGCTACCCGGTGCTCAGCGGCATGGCGGACACCCTGGTCACCGGCGACGGCGACCAGCGCTTCGTCTTCAAGATCGAGACCCTGCTGCGCGGCCTGGAGACCTACATCGAGCGGCCCGCCGAGGGCTGA